One genomic region from Cardiocondyla obscurior isolate alpha-2009 linkage group LG19, Cobs3.1, whole genome shotgun sequence encodes:
- the LOC139110058 gene encoding fidgetin-like protein 1 isoform X1, with protein MDKNKVSPNADAQFAQSLKDERNNILTACHTLKFSKKNKNCFDVANIERRSLALKYMTTKLFDSESMPAVLLRQSLEDYHNLLRDKNGVNNYWKQIKSQLLDVKNNPLQWKTKLEDEEVTLSFVKSLACRKPLNTLPCKAKSYSNRDIEKLMSISRKSNVSERNRKVSQVQTVSNLNSSRELSLKPNGKVSTYFTNNPKNDSFNKHVSFGRQNAPKIQSNNQSSYSNLDKYVHKVSPKLSNNDTNGKNLYKSASSHVPQLKPIVPQQARREDAKIAPLESFRSARDELYIQEMKKNKLAPKKTLGGRAAVNSQFVCPFKRDKEESEQSSMCQGKTSTEEVQDERLKNIDANMIELIKNEIMDSGKTITWDDIAGLEYIKKIIKEVVVFPMLRPDIFTGLRRPPKGILLFGPPGTGKTLIGKCIASQSKSTFFSISASSLTSKWIGDGEKMVRALFAVAKVYQPSVIFIDEIDSLLTQRSETEHESSRRLKTEFLVQLDGAATSEDDRILIVGATNRPQELDEAARRRLVKRLYVPLPEFEARKQIINNLLRSVHHNLNEEDITRIAEKSEGYSGADMTNLCKEASMEPIRSIPFSQLEDIRMEEVRHITKCDFDQALVNVRPSVSQSDLNIYITWDCTYGSGTAQNYKT; from the exons atggataaaaataaagtttctcCCAACGCAGATGCACAATTTGCACAGAGTTTGAAAGATGAGAGAAACAATATTCTGACTGCTTGTCATACCctgaaattttcaaaaaaaaataagaattgtTTCGACGTCGCGAACATCGAACGCAGATCTCTCGCTCTAAAATATATGAcaacaaaattatt cGATTCGGAAAGTATGCCAGCAGTGCTGCTCCGACAAAGTCTTGAAGACTACCATAATTTGTTAAGGGATAAAAACGGCGTAAACAACTATTGGAAACAGATTAAATCTCAGCTGTTGGATGTAAAGAATAATCCACTGCAGTGGAAGACGAAGCTGGAAGATGAAGAGGTTACGCTGAGTTTCGTCAAATCTTTGGCTTGCCGGAAGCCGCTTAATACTCTACCTTGCAAGGCCAAATCTTATAGCAATAGAGATATAGAGAAATTAATGAGTATTTCAAGAAAGAGTAATGTGTCGGAGAGAAATAGGAAAGTCTCACAGGTACAAACGGTTTCTAACCTCAATTCAAGTAGAGAACTTTCGTTAAAACCTAACGGAAAGGTGTctacatattttacaaacaatCCAAAAAATGATAGTTTTAACAAGCATGTAAGTTTTGGTAGACAGAATGCACCTAAAATACAATCAAATAATCAATCTTCGTATTCGAATTTagataaatatgtacataaagTATCTCctaaattaagtaataatgaTACTAATGgtaaaaatttgtacaaatcGGCAAGCTCGCATGTACCACAATTAAAGCCTATAGTTCCTCAACAGGCCAGACGCGAAGATGCCAAAATAGCTCCTCTCGAATCTTTTAGAAGCGCCAGAGATGAATTATACATTCAAGagatgaagaaaaataaattggcTCCAAAGAAAACTTTAGGTGGTCGAGCGGCAGTTAATTCCCAATTTGTCTGTCCGTTTAAACGTGATAAAGAAGAATCGGAGCAAAGCAGTATGTGCCAAGGCAAAACAAGCACGGAAGAAGTACAGGATGAAAGACTGAAGAATATTGATGCAAACATGATTGAGCtgataaaaaatgaaattatggACTCAGGTAAAACGATAACGTGGGACGACATTGCTGGACTTGAGtacattaaaaagattatCAAGGAAGTAGTGGTATTCCCCATGTTGAGACCGGACATTTTCACCGGTCTCCGCCGTCCACCTAAAGGAATATTACTTTTCGGGCCACCCGGAACAGGAAAAACGCTTATCGGCAAGTGCATAGCTTCGCAAAGCAAGTCCACGTTCTTCTCAATTTCAGCCAGCTCTTTGACCTCGAAATGGATCGGCGATGGAGAGAAGATGGTTCGCGCGTTGTTCGCGGTAGCCAAGGTTTATCAGCCGTCCGTCATTTTTATTGATGAAATTGATTCCCTGCTGACGCAACGTTCAGAAACGGAACATGAATCCTCTAGACGGTTGAAGACTGAGTTCTTGGTACAACTGGATGGCGCGGCGACGTCTGAAGATGatcgtattttaattgtcGGCGCAACAAACCGGCCGCAAGAACTCGACGAAGCGGCGAGGAGACGTCTCGTCAAGAGACTGTACGTCCCTTTGCCAGAGTTTGAGGCGCGcaagcaaataataaataatttactaagATCAGTGCACCATAATCTCAATGAGGAGGACATCACAAGAATCGCGGAGAAGTCGGAGGGATATTCCGGCGCTGATATGACAAATCTTTGTAAGGAAGCGAGTATGGAACCGATTCGAAGTATTCCATTCAGTCAACTCGAGGATATAAGAATGGAGGAAGTGAGGCATATAACGAAATGTGATTTTGATCAAGCGTTGGTAAATGTGCGACCCAGCGTGTCTCAGTCAGACTTAAATATTTACATCACTTGGGATTGTACTTATGGATCTGGTACGgctcaaaattataaaacctaa
- the LOC139110058 gene encoding fidgetin-like protein 1 isoform X2, translated as MDKNKVSPNADAQFAQSLKDERNNILTACHTLKFSKKNKNCFDVANIERRSLALKYMTTKLFDSESMPAVLLRQSLEDYHNLLRDKNGVNNYWKQIKSQLLDVKNNPLQWKTKLEDEEVTLSFVKSLACRKPLNTLPCKAKSYSNRDIEKLMSISRKSNVSERNRKVSQARREDAKIAPLESFRSARDELYIQEMKKNKLAPKKTLGGRAAVNSQFVCPFKRDKEESEQSSMCQGKTSTEEVQDERLKNIDANMIELIKNEIMDSGKTITWDDIAGLEYIKKIIKEVVVFPMLRPDIFTGLRRPPKGILLFGPPGTGKTLIGKCIASQSKSTFFSISASSLTSKWIGDGEKMVRALFAVAKVYQPSVIFIDEIDSLLTQRSETEHESSRRLKTEFLVQLDGAATSEDDRILIVGATNRPQELDEAARRRLVKRLYVPLPEFEARKQIINNLLRSVHHNLNEEDITRIAEKSEGYSGADMTNLCKEASMEPIRSIPFSQLEDIRMEEVRHITKCDFDQALVNVRPSVSQSDLNIYITWDCTYGSGTAQNYKT; from the exons atggataaaaataaagtttctcCCAACGCAGATGCACAATTTGCACAGAGTTTGAAAGATGAGAGAAACAATATTCTGACTGCTTGTCATACCctgaaattttcaaaaaaaaataagaattgtTTCGACGTCGCGAACATCGAACGCAGATCTCTCGCTCTAAAATATATGAcaacaaaattatt cGATTCGGAAAGTATGCCAGCAGTGCTGCTCCGACAAAGTCTTGAAGACTACCATAATTTGTTAAGGGATAAAAACGGCGTAAACAACTATTGGAAACAGATTAAATCTCAGCTGTTGGATGTAAAGAATAATCCACTGCAGTGGAAGACGAAGCTGGAAGATGAAGAGGTTACGCTGAGTTTCGTCAAATCTTTGGCTTGCCGGAAGCCGCTTAATACTCTACCTTGCAAGGCCAAATCTTATAGCAATAGAGATATAGAGAAATTAATGAGTATTTCAAGAAAGAGTAATGTGTCGGAGAGAAATAGGAAAGTCTCACAG GCCAGACGCGAAGATGCCAAAATAGCTCCTCTCGAATCTTTTAGAAGCGCCAGAGATGAATTATACATTCAAGagatgaagaaaaataaattggcTCCAAAGAAAACTTTAGGTGGTCGAGCGGCAGTTAATTCCCAATTTGTCTGTCCGTTTAAACGTGATAAAGAAGAATCGGAGCAAAGCAGTATGTGCCAAGGCAAAACAAGCACGGAAGAAGTACAGGATGAAAGACTGAAGAATATTGATGCAAACATGATTGAGCtgataaaaaatgaaattatggACTCAGGTAAAACGATAACGTGGGACGACATTGCTGGACTTGAGtacattaaaaagattatCAAGGAAGTAGTGGTATTCCCCATGTTGAGACCGGACATTTTCACCGGTCTCCGCCGTCCACCTAAAGGAATATTACTTTTCGGGCCACCCGGAACAGGAAAAACGCTTATCGGCAAGTGCATAGCTTCGCAAAGCAAGTCCACGTTCTTCTCAATTTCAGCCAGCTCTTTGACCTCGAAATGGATCGGCGATGGAGAGAAGATGGTTCGCGCGTTGTTCGCGGTAGCCAAGGTTTATCAGCCGTCCGTCATTTTTATTGATGAAATTGATTCCCTGCTGACGCAACGTTCAGAAACGGAACATGAATCCTCTAGACGGTTGAAGACTGAGTTCTTGGTACAACTGGATGGCGCGGCGACGTCTGAAGATGatcgtattttaattgtcGGCGCAACAAACCGGCCGCAAGAACTCGACGAAGCGGCGAGGAGACGTCTCGTCAAGAGACTGTACGTCCCTTTGCCAGAGTTTGAGGCGCGcaagcaaataataaataatttactaagATCAGTGCACCATAATCTCAATGAGGAGGACATCACAAGAATCGCGGAGAAGTCGGAGGGATATTCCGGCGCTGATATGACAAATCTTTGTAAGGAAGCGAGTATGGAACCGATTCGAAGTATTCCATTCAGTCAACTCGAGGATATAAGAATGGAGGAAGTGAGGCATATAACGAAATGTGATTTTGATCAAGCGTTGGTAAATGTGCGACCCAGCGTGTCTCAGTCAGACTTAAATATTTACATCACTTGGGATTGTACTTATGGATCTGGTACGgctcaaaattataaaacctaa